The Rubripirellula amarantea genome includes the window GCCTGGACTTCGCCCACGTGGGTGACACCCGTCGAAGTGTGATCGTACCAAGGTCGAGTCAGTCAAGCAAGTTTGAGCGTGTAGATGTATGGAGTGAGCCGAGCGCACCAATCAACTAAAATCGAGGTAGCGTACCGATTATCGAGCATTGGTCGGGCGCATCAATCATCGAACATGGGGCCGCGCAGCTCCACGCGCCCAGTCGGATAACGTCCCGCATCACCGGGTCGGGAGAGTTATTGTTCCATTTGAAAACGGCCGCAAGCCCGACTCCGTGTGCATGCGATGGTTATCCGCCACCCTGGATCTACGTGAGGTGTCCGAGTAAACCAAGTATTTCATGTTCGACAGCGTCATGTGTCAGCCCGAGCGTTTCGAGCAGTGTGGCTGACTGCGTGGAGGACGCAATTACCCCGGCAAGCAAATGTTCGGTGCCAAAGTAGGAGTGATTCAGTCGAGTCGCAAAGTCTAGCGTTGAATCCATCACGATTTTCACGTCGGGCGCGATGGCACGTTCGTCTGGATTGTCGATGCGTGACCGCGCAACCATCGCCGCATCCAGCGATTCGCGGGTCATATCGAATTGTCGACGGAGGATGTGCGATGCAACACCCTGACCCTCGCGAAATAGACCGCAAAGAATGTGGCATGAGTCAACGCACGAGTCGGCGAACTCATCTGCAGATTCGACAGCAAGGCGAATAGACGTTCGCGAGCGGTCAGTCGCACGCTCTGGCCGAGAAATCGCAAGGATTGCGTCAATGCGTTGATCGTCGATAGTCATTGAAGTCGGATTTCAGTCGGATAACGTCCAGGTTCACCGGGTCGGGAGAGTTGATTACCCACTTGAAAACGCTCGCAAGCCCGACTCCGTGTGCAACCTATGGTTATCCGGGTGTATTTACTTGCGAGACGTATTTAGATGTACGCCAGCGGATCGCAAGCCAGCATTCCGCGCAGCGCGTAGCATATACAGGATAGCAATTTGAGGTCCCCAAAGGATGGTCGATGCAAAAATTACATTCGAAGCTACGTCCGGTTCGGCAGACGTTCTCGAATAGATCATTGCAACTAGCATCAAAACTATGAGGAAAGCAGTCGCGATGACGTATCGTATCATTCTTGTCGATCCCATTCTTGAGACAGGGGCGGCAAGC containing:
- a CDS encoding Clp protease N-terminal domain-containing protein translates to MTIDDQRIDAILAISRPERATDRSRTSIRLAVESADEFADSCVDSCHILCGLFREGQGVASHILRRQFDMTRESLDAAMVARSRIDNPDERAIAPDVKIVMDSTLDFATRLNHSYFGTEHLLAGVIASSTQSATLLETLGLTHDAVEHEILGLLGHLT